A section of the Styela clava chromosome 9, kaStyClav1.hap1.2, whole genome shotgun sequence genome encodes:
- the LOC144427221 gene encoding uncharacterized protein LOC144427221, with the protein MPTFKISKGMKEKYTSDVRVILPQNIWNLDKTGIVSVVKTSQVLAEKGRKQVGRITSAERGVTVTMYACVNAIGNALPPAFVAPRVHFQDRMLRDAPPGSLGLACRSGWMTTEIFPEVLAHFIRLMKVSKSNPAILLMDNHTSHISLGVFDMSRSHGLHILTFPPHCSHKLQHLDVSVFGPFKREYASQCDSWLTSHPEKVITLLYTKFAYAGAAFTRSFSMLSITAGFRATGVYSFDPNIFPDDAFLPSAVTDILYRAKPCCFLMR; encoded by the coding sequence ATGCCAACTTTTAAAATTAGTAAAGGCATGAAAGAAAAGTACACGAGTGACGTTCGAGTGATTTTACCACAAAATATTTGGAATCTGGACAAAACAGGCATTGTCAGTGTCGTTAAAACCTCGCAAGTTCTTGCAGAAAAGGGAAGAAAACAGGTCGGACGCATAACTTCAGCAGAACGTGGCGTCACTGTCACAATGTACGCATGCGTGAACGCCATAGGAAACGCATTGCCACCGGCATTTGTTGCTCCTCGCGTCCATTTCCAGGACAGAATGCTTAGAGATGCCCCGCCTGGGAGTCTTGGTCTTGCTTGCCGGTCAGGGTGGATGACAACGGAAATTTTCCCAGAGGTTCTTGCACATTTCATTCGGTTGATGAAAGTTTCGAAGTCAAATCCCGCAATTCTTCTAATGGATAATCATACCAGCCACATATCGCTGGGAGTTTTTGATATGTCACGCAGTCATGGATTGCATATTCTCACGTTTCCACCACACTGCAGCCACAAGCTTCAACATCTGGACGTTAGCGTCTTTGGCCCTTTTAAAAGAGAATACGCATCTCAATGTGATTCCTGGTTAACTTCTCACCCAGAAAAAGTGATCACTCTGCTGTATACGAAGTTTGCATACGCAGGCGCCGCCTTCACCCGTTCGTTCAGTATGTTGAGCATTACAGCTGGATTTCGTGCAACTGGAGTATACTCGTTCGATCCAAATATTTTTCCTGACGACGCATTCTTGCCTTCGGCAGTTACCGACATCCTGTATCGCGCGAAACCTTGCTGTTTCTTGATGAGATGA